A single genomic interval of Flavobacteriales bacterium harbors:
- a CDS encoding PorP/SprF family type IX secretion system membrane protein, protein MHRARLPLLAALSIGMAFGVRAQDIHFTQFFHTPLATSPGLIGSFDGDHRVHAIFRQQWRAVTRPYRTFGVGYDAANAFGRQGLGVGLWLFNDNAGDSRLNTFQLGVGPSWTLAPGHGPHAITAGLQLGFTALSLNDDQLSFDAQYNGFYHDPSLATNEDFQRASLVHPDLHAGVAYRFRPAPRQLLQAGLGLFNLTRPRIGFLGSPPEPLDLRTTFHLTGQLPLSTAFDLLPTVQYMAQGKFRELLLGAMLRYILIDRFGTLRAVRIGGSYRAADAGTIYAGLEYDDWTAGLSYDINTSDLVPASRNRGGFEVTVTRVFRRRPSVPARFKACPHQL, encoded by the coding sequence ATGCACCGCGCCCGCCTTCCGCTCCTCGCCGCCCTGTCGATCGGTATGGCTTTCGGGGTGCGTGCCCAGGACATCCACTTCACCCAGTTCTTCCACACTCCGCTGGCCACCAGCCCGGGCCTGATCGGCTCCTTCGACGGCGACCATCGCGTGCACGCCATCTTCCGTCAGCAATGGCGCGCCGTCACCCGTCCCTACCGCACCTTCGGCGTGGGCTACGATGCGGCCAACGCCTTTGGCAGGCAGGGCCTCGGTGTGGGGCTCTGGCTCTTCAACGACAACGCGGGCGACTCGCGGCTCAACACCTTCCAGCTGGGGGTGGGTCCCAGTTGGACACTGGCTCCGGGCCATGGTCCACATGCCATCACAGCCGGGTTGCAGCTGGGTTTCACCGCGCTGAGCCTGAACGACGACCAGCTGAGCTTCGACGCCCAGTACAACGGCTTCTACCACGATCCCAGCCTGGCGACGAACGAGGACTTCCAACGCGCCTCGCTCGTGCATCCCGATCTGCATGCCGGCGTGGCCTACCGCTTCCGTCCGGCCCCGCGCCAGCTGCTCCAGGCGGGCCTGGGCCTGTTCAACCTCACCCGCCCGCGCATCGGCTTCCTGGGCAGCCCGCCCGAACCACTGGACCTGCGCACCACCTTCCACCTCACCGGCCAGCTGCCGTTGAGCACCGCCTTCGACCTGCTGCCCACCGTGCAGTACATGGCCCAGGGGAAATTCAGGGAACTGCTGCTCGGTGCGATGCTGCGCTACATCCTGATCGACCGCTTCGGCACGCTGCGCGCCGTGCGGATCGGCGGCAGTTATCGCGCGGCCGATGCCGGGACCATCTACGCCGGATTGGAATACGACGACTGGACGGCGGGGCTCAGCTACGACATCAACACCAGCGATCTGGTGCCCGCCAGCCGGAACCGCGGTGGCTTCGAGGTGACCGTGACCCGTGTGTTCCGCCGTCGGCCGTCCGTACCGGCCCGCTTCAAAGCCTGTCCGCACCAGCTATGA
- the pepE gene encoding dipeptidase PepE produces the protein MRLLLLSNSTLPGEPFLQWPRPHLAAFLPAPARIAFVPYAAVTFTFDAYADAVAGPFAELGHTLESVHRADDPVALVDGADAVAVGGGNTFQLLRLLYKHDLLRAIRRRVRDGMPYIGWSAGSNVACPTIMTTNDMPITEPPSFRALDLVPFQINPHYTDARLEGHGGETRDQRLAEFLVANPQRRVIGLREGSLLHVTDERMRLVGRPARLFRSGAEPVELADGTDLRVDLTGH, from the coding sequence ATGCGACTCCTGTTGCTGAGCAACTCCACGCTTCCCGGTGAACCCTTTCTGCAATGGCCCCGCCCGCACCTGGCCGCCTTCCTGCCCGCTCCCGCGCGCATCGCCTTCGTGCCCTATGCCGCGGTCACCTTCACCTTCGACGCCTATGCCGATGCGGTGGCCGGGCCCTTCGCCGAACTGGGCCACACGCTGGAAAGCGTACATCGCGCTGACGACCCTGTAGCCCTGGTGGACGGGGCCGACGCCGTGGCCGTGGGCGGCGGCAACACCTTCCAGCTGCTGCGGCTGCTGTACAAACATGACCTGCTGCGCGCCATCCGGCGCCGGGTGCGCGATGGCATGCCCTACATCGGCTGGAGCGCCGGCAGCAACGTGGCCTGCCCCACGATCATGACCACGAACGACATGCCCATCACCGAGCCGCCCAGCTTCCGCGCGCTCGACCTGGTACCCTTCCAGATCAATCCGCACTACACCGACGCACGCCTCGAAGGGCATGGCGGAGAGACCCGCGACCAGCGTCTGGCCGAGTTCCTGGTGGCGAACCCGCAGCGGCGCGTGATCGGTCTGCGCGAGGGCTCCCTGTTGCATGTGACCGACGAGCGGATGCGGCTGGTGGGCCGTCCCGCCCGCCTGTTCCGTTCCGGGGCCGAGCCCGTGGAGCTCGCCGACGGCACCGACCTGCGCGTTGACCTCACCGGCCACTGA
- a CDS encoding type IX secretion system membrane protein PorP/SprF has translation MRHSIPLLCLALGLSAHAQHTPLTSQYLFNGLLINPAYAGSRDALAANLTYRHQWVGMEGAPVTQVLSVHSPLKGRKLGLGAVLYSDRIGVSRETGITTNYSYRIKFRKGRLSFGLGAGAIFAQARWTEVALQDQQDAVYASDTRGSFRPTFSGGVFFYKKTFFMGASIPFLLGRRFDAANARWVASADLRQLQPMITGGYVWKISDDLKLKPSTLIRYQTGSNVQADLNMNVFFKERFTAGLSYRTQDALVGMFEVLPTQQWRIGYSYDLGLSAITPHHSGTHELMLLYELGYRIRVKDPRYF, from the coding sequence ATGCGCCATTCCATCCCGTTGCTGTGCCTCGCCCTGGGCCTCTCCGCCCACGCCCAGCACACGCCGCTCACCAGCCAATACCTGTTCAACGGCTTGTTGATCAACCCGGCCTATGCAGGAAGCCGGGACGCCTTGGCCGCCAACCTGACCTACCGCCACCAATGGGTGGGCATGGAGGGAGCGCCCGTGACGCAGGTGCTCAGTGTCCACTCCCCGTTGAAGGGTCGCAAGCTCGGCCTGGGTGCGGTGCTCTATTCGGACCGCATCGGCGTCAGCCGCGAAACGGGGATCACCACAAACTACTCCTACCGCATCAAGTTCCGCAAGGGAAGGCTGTCCTTCGGCCTGGGGGCCGGTGCCATCTTCGCCCAGGCCCGTTGGACGGAGGTGGCCTTGCAGGATCAGCAGGACGCGGTGTACGCCTCGGACACCCGGGGCTCGTTCCGACCCACCTTCAGTGGCGGGGTGTTCTTCTACAAGAAGACCTTCTTCATGGGCGCTTCGATCCCCTTCCTCCTGGGCCGGCGCTTCGACGCCGCGAACGCGCGGTGGGTGGCCTCTGCCGACCTGCGGCAACTGCAGCCCATGATCACCGGTGGCTACGTATGGAAGATCTCCGACGACCTCAAGCTGAAGCCGAGCACCCTTATCCGCTACCAGACCGGTTCCAACGTGCAGGCCGACCTCAACATGAACGTGTTCTTCAAGGAGCGCTTCACCGCCGGGCTTTCCTACCGCACCCAGGACGCCCTGGTCGGCATGTTCGAGGTGCTGCCCACGCAGCAGTGGCGGATCGGGTACAGCTACGATCTGGGGCTGTCGGCCATCACGCCGCATCACAGCGGCACGCATGAGCTGATGCTGCTCTACGAACTTGGATACAGGATCCGCGTAAAAGACCCGCGCTATTTCTAA
- a CDS encoding gliding motility-associated C-terminal domain-containing protein, with protein sequence MPPPFPCTRALALSVLALAAHQARPQERIRFVENKDQWPEAVRFKADVPGATVWCEGNALLIDRFDAREVHAAHAHEGGAPVTDRRPVIPHHAIRLHFVDARSTTRTIGHGQQPGLHHFFLGNDPARWGRNARAFTTVEWNAIAPGIALRLTSTANGLKYDLHVAPGADPASLVLRYEGAEHVSLQDGQLVIGTSLGPVVERIPLAYQMIDGRQVPVNCGYRLKNGHIAYDLGPYDPRHELVIDPTLEFSTYSGATTDNFGYTATFDDLGFLYSGSSSFGSGYPTTTGAYQTTWNGGDGQGTIVGTDMAITKYDTSGTFLVWSTMLGGQGDDLPHSMIVNANDEIFILGTTGSPDHPVTSGAVQPGFAGGTPYTPQGIGVSYPSGSDMVVARLSADGSQLLASTFLGGTQNDGHNSSTALKFNYADEMRGEILLDDAGRVIVMSCTQSADYPVTPNAAQPLYGAGTHDGVVTKLTPDLGSLVWSTFLGGSNADAAFGGELFANGDLLVCGGTNSTDMPVTPNAFQGSYQGGLADGFAARLSADGSALQACTYYGSPAYDQAYFADLDDQENVFLFGQTQAPGALLILNAPYNVPNSGQFIAKLSPDLQSWLLGSRFGLANGTPSISPTAFLVDYCDKLYVSGWGSNIGIGPPMTTTGLPVTPDAYQGTTTGNDFYLAVFEVDMSALTYATYFGGGTSSEHVDGGTSRFDRRGRVYQSVCAGCGGNSDFPIEPNPGAWSPTNNSPNCNNGVFKFDFDAPLVVAAANAPDTVCANTPVDFANFSNGVTYLWEFGDGDSSTQVQPTHAYPGPGTYIVTLTAFDPTSCNGEDQTSFTVVVVEAAPTVFAMPDTTLCGPVASFVLTATSNGTAADWQWSTNDQFTDMLNDTPADSTALVEPATGGTYFVRADAGGCQVTDSVTVTVSLATIAVSPDQLICADEQAQLVVSGADPGSTIVWSPAAEILAGQGTPIATVAPQETTVFGVTVNAPSGCSWNGTTTVQVSPVNAADVNATVDQPIVVAGTQVQLNATPGSGVTYSWTPTTVSDPAIANPTAVVGTSTWFVVTVSDGICTKEDSVLVTVYELNCDEPDIFVPNAFTPNGDGNNDVLFVRGRFITDLEFKVFDRWGEKVFETTDQAIGWDGTYNGKAVDPAVFVYHLRVRCADEQELFKKGNVTVIR encoded by the coding sequence ATGCCTCCACCTTTCCCCTGCACCAGGGCACTGGCGCTCAGCGTGCTCGCCCTCGCGGCTCACCAGGCGCGTCCGCAGGAACGGATCCGGTTCGTGGAGAACAAGGACCAGTGGCCCGAGGCCGTCCGTTTCAAGGCGGATGTGCCCGGGGCCACGGTGTGGTGCGAAGGCAACGCCCTGCTCATCGACCGGTTCGACGCGCGCGAGGTGCATGCGGCCCACGCCCACGAAGGAGGGGCACCGGTGACCGACCGCCGTCCCGTGATCCCGCACCACGCCATCCGCCTGCACTTCGTCGACGCCCGGTCCACCACACGGACGATCGGGCATGGGCAGCAGCCCGGCCTTCACCACTTCTTCCTGGGCAACGACCCCGCGCGCTGGGGGCGCAACGCCCGTGCCTTCACCACCGTGGAATGGAACGCCATCGCTCCGGGGATCGCGCTGCGGCTCACCAGCACCGCCAACGGTCTGAAGTACGACCTGCACGTGGCCCCGGGAGCCGACCCCGCATCCCTGGTCCTTCGCTATGAAGGTGCGGAACACGTGAGCCTGCAGGACGGCCAGCTGGTGATCGGAACCTCGCTGGGCCCTGTGGTGGAGCGCATCCCGCTGGCCTACCAGATGATCGATGGACGGCAGGTCCCGGTGAACTGCGGATACCGGCTGAAGAACGGCCACATCGCCTATGACCTGGGACCGTACGATCCCCGGCACGAGCTGGTCATCGACCCCACGCTGGAGTTCAGCACCTACTCGGGCGCCACGACGGACAACTTCGGCTACACGGCCACCTTCGACGACCTGGGGTTCCTCTACAGCGGCAGCTCCAGCTTCGGCAGCGGCTACCCCACCACCACCGGCGCCTACCAGACCACATGGAACGGCGGCGACGGGCAGGGCACGATCGTGGGCACGGACATGGCGATCACCAAGTACGACACCTCGGGCACCTTCCTGGTGTGGAGCACCATGCTGGGTGGACAGGGCGATGACCTGCCGCACAGCATGATCGTGAACGCCAACGACGAGATCTTCATCCTCGGCACCACCGGATCTCCGGACCATCCGGTGACGAGCGGCGCCGTCCAGCCTGGCTTCGCCGGCGGCACGCCGTACACCCCTCAGGGGATCGGGGTGAGCTATCCGAGCGGGAGCGACATGGTGGTGGCCCGGTTGAGCGCGGATGGCAGCCAGCTCCTCGCCTCCACCTTCCTCGGCGGCACCCAGAATGATGGCCACAACAGCTCCACGGCCCTGAAGTTCAACTACGCCGATGAGATGCGCGGCGAGATCCTGCTTGATGATGCCGGCCGCGTGATCGTGATGAGCTGCACGCAGTCCGCCGACTATCCGGTGACACCGAACGCTGCACAGCCCCTCTACGGCGCCGGAACGCACGACGGCGTGGTCACCAAGCTGACGCCCGACCTCGGCTCCCTGGTGTGGAGCACCTTCCTGGGCGGAAGCAATGCGGATGCCGCCTTCGGTGGTGAACTGTTCGCCAACGGGGACCTGCTGGTCTGCGGCGGCACCAACAGCACCGACATGCCTGTGACCCCGAACGCCTTCCAGGGCAGCTACCAAGGTGGCCTTGCCGATGGCTTTGCCGCGCGGCTGTCCGCCGACGGCTCGGCGCTGCAAGCCTGCACGTACTATGGTTCACCCGCCTACGACCAGGCCTACTTCGCCGACCTGGACGATCAGGAGAACGTGTTCCTCTTCGGGCAGACCCAGGCGCCCGGAGCGTTGCTCATCCTGAACGCGCCGTACAACGTGCCGAACAGCGGCCAGTTCATCGCCAAGCTGAGCCCCGACCTGCAAAGCTGGCTTCTTGGCTCCCGCTTCGGACTGGCCAACGGCACCCCGTCCATCAGCCCCACCGCCTTTCTGGTGGACTACTGCGACAAGCTCTATGTGAGCGGATGGGGCAGCAACATCGGCATCGGACCGCCCATGACCACCACGGGACTGCCGGTGACCCCCGATGCCTACCAGGGCACCACCACCGGCAACGATTTCTACCTCGCCGTGTTCGAGGTGGACATGAGCGCGTTGACCTACGCCACCTATTTCGGCGGAGGAACGAGCAGCGAGCATGTGGATGGTGGAACGAGCCGGTTCGACCGTCGCGGACGCGTGTACCAAAGCGTGTGCGCCGGATGCGGCGGCAATTCGGACTTCCCGATCGAGCCGAACCCCGGGGCCTGGAGCCCGACGAACAACAGCCCCAACTGCAACAATGGGGTGTTCAAGTTCGACTTCGATGCACCGTTGGTCGTGGCCGCCGCCAACGCCCCCGACACGGTCTGCGCGAACACGCCGGTGGACTTCGCGAACTTCAGCAACGGGGTCACCTACCTCTGGGAGTTCGGCGACGGCGACAGCTCCACACAGGTACAACCCACGCATGCCTATCCCGGTCCGGGCACTTACATCGTGACGTTGACGGCCTTCGACCCGACCAGTTGCAACGGCGAGGACCAGACCAGCTTCACCGTGGTGGTGGTGGAGGCGGCCCCGACCGTGTTCGCCATGCCCGACACCACGCTCTGTGGACCTGTGGCCTCTTTCGTGCTGACGGCCACCAGTAATGGCACCGCCGCCGACTGGCAGTGGAGCACGAACGACCAGTTCACCGACATGCTGAACGACACACCCGCCGACAGCACGGCCCTGGTCGAGCCCGCCACCGGAGGCACGTATTTCGTCCGGGCCGACGCCGGCGGCTGCCAGGTGACGGACAGCGTGACCGTGACCGTATCCCTCGCGACCATCGCGGTCTCCCCGGACCAGTTGATCTGCGCGGATGAACAGGCGCAGCTCGTGGTCTCCGGCGCGGATCCCGGATCGACCATCGTGTGGAGCCCTGCTGCTGAGATCCTCGCCGGACAGGGCACCCCCATCGCCACGGTGGCACCTCAGGAGACCACCGTCTTCGGTGTCACCGTGAACGCGCCCAGCGGTTGTTCGTGGAACGGCACCACGACCGTGCAGGTGAGCCCGGTGAACGCCGCGGACGTGAACGCCACGGTGGACCAGCCCATCGTGGTCGCCGGCACCCAGGTGCAGCTCAACGCCACTCCCGGATCCGGGGTCACGTACAGCTGGACGCCCACCACCGTGAGCGATCCGGCCATCGCCAACCCCACGGCGGTGGTGGGCACCAGCACCTGGTTCGTGGTGACGGTGAGCGATGGCATCTGCACCAAGGAGGACTCCGTGCTGGTGACGGTGTATGAGCTGAACTGCGACGAACCGGACATCTTCGTCCCGAACGCCTTCACCCCGAACGGCGATGGCAACAACGACGTGCTCTTCGTGCGTGGCCGCTTCATCACCGACCTCGAGTTCAAGGTCTTCGACCGCTGGGGCGAGAAGGTCTTCGAGACCACCGACCAGGCCATCGGCTGGGATGGGACCTACAACGGCAAGGCGGTGGACCCGGCGGTGTTCGTGTACCACCTGCGCGTGCGCTGCGCCGATGAGCAGGAGCTGTTCAAGAAGGGCAATGTCACGGTGATCCGCTGA
- a CDS encoding OmpA family protein gives MGRSHALFPALVCAASVAAQWTYEVRPAQIRPQGEDYAPTLRDSTLVFCTLREGDQAVRIQQAESEKPLADLFSVPYSPADARHAVSMGPALNTLLNDGPATFTADGALICFTRNLDSPSGLKDLKRARGGIGLFFARAEAEGWSTPEAFPFNNAEHRIMHPSLSADGQRLIFAADLPGGMGGMDLYESVREDGSWSLPMNLGSAINGPANEVFPFLHASGRLYFSSDREGGLGRLDILSAEPDGKGWAPPVALPEPVNSPANDLGYTSFATDVSGAFSSDRNGTDEIFLFMRTVPRFADCRPQEANNFCYQFSEPIDPAVQGLPLRYAWDMGDGTRIMGDVAEHCYARPGIYIVQRDLVDTTTNTVFFTVAKHQLIIDEVHQPLVTALDSARTDRPVRLDATHTYLPEWVIEDVRWRFPDGKEASGAVTQHRFGSAGEQLVQLDILGTERVTGRLMSRCVTKPITMIQRFVDSEDAPVLASYQDAKGVTHEFAYQALPFDQFQLAVKEGEDVRFSVELFASKDRRSLDDPMFAEIRKHYPVIERFDPARGVYTYSVGEAKTLAEVYDLYQKVKQLTFLDAEVMALNVDKVVDLSMLGLVAAEDLNNTVVRASTVYFATNSASFDKAFEPSLAQITELLNKHPRVTLVIEAHTDDRGRDAYNRELSDKRAQALVEHFTRQGIAAERLVPLGHGEARPITSNASESGRARNRRVEFRLNVPQEDQARISK, from the coding sequence ATGGGCCGTTCCCACGCACTCTTCCCCGCCTTGGTGTGCGCCGCATCCGTGGCCGCCCAATGGACCTATGAGGTGCGCCCTGCACAGATCCGGCCACAAGGGGAGGACTACGCTCCGACCCTGCGCGACAGCACCCTTGTGTTCTGCACCCTGCGCGAGGGCGACCAGGCCGTCCGCATCCAGCAGGCCGAAAGTGAGAAGCCGCTCGCCGACCTCTTCTCCGTCCCCTACTCGCCCGCCGATGCCCGCCATGCCGTATCCATGGGGCCTGCGCTCAACACCCTGCTGAACGATGGTCCGGCGACCTTCACGGCGGACGGTGCCCTCATCTGTTTCACCCGCAACCTGGACAGCCCGTCCGGTCTGAAGGACCTCAAGCGCGCCCGCGGGGGCATCGGTCTGTTCTTCGCGCGTGCTGAAGCTGAGGGGTGGTCGACCCCCGAGGCGTTCCCGTTCAACAATGCGGAACACCGGATCATGCATCCCAGCCTCAGCGCCGATGGTCAGCGATTGATCTTCGCGGCCGACCTGCCGGGAGGCATGGGCGGCATGGACCTTTATGAGAGCGTGCGCGAGGATGGGTCGTGGAGCCTGCCGATGAACCTTGGGAGCGCCATCAATGGTCCGGCCAATGAGGTCTTCCCGTTCCTGCATGCCAGCGGAAGGCTCTACTTCAGCAGCGATCGCGAAGGCGGACTGGGCCGATTGGACATCCTTTCGGCGGAACCCGATGGCAAGGGCTGGGCGCCTCCTGTCGCCCTGCCCGAACCGGTGAACTCGCCGGCCAATGACCTGGGCTACACCAGCTTCGCCACGGACGTATCCGGAGCGTTCAGCAGCGACCGCAACGGTACCGACGAGATCTTCCTCTTCATGCGCACGGTGCCCCGCTTCGCGGACTGCCGGCCGCAGGAGGCGAACAACTTCTGCTATCAGTTCAGTGAACCCATCGACCCGGCCGTGCAAGGATTGCCGCTGCGATATGCGTGGGACATGGGCGACGGCACGCGGATCATGGGCGATGTGGCCGAGCACTGCTATGCCCGTCCGGGGATCTACATCGTTCAGCGGGACCTGGTGGACACCACGACGAACACCGTGTTCTTCACGGTCGCCAAGCACCAACTGATCATCGACGAGGTGCACCAGCCGCTTGTCACCGCGCTCGATTCCGCACGGACCGACAGGCCGGTGCGGCTCGATGCCACCCACACCTACCTGCCCGAATGGGTGATCGAGGACGTGCGCTGGCGCTTCCCCGACGGCAAGGAGGCCTCGGGCGCCGTGACCCAGCACCGCTTCGGCAGCGCCGGAGAACAGCTCGTACAGCTCGACATCCTGGGCACCGAGCGCGTCACCGGCCGTCTGATGAGCCGCTGCGTCACCAAGCCCATCACCATGATCCAGCGCTTCGTGGATTCCGAGGACGCGCCCGTGCTGGCCAGCTACCAGGACGCCAAGGGTGTGACGCACGAGTTCGCCTACCAGGCCCTGCCCTTCGACCAGTTCCAACTGGCCGTGAAGGAGGGCGAGGACGTGCGGTTCTCCGTGGAGCTGTTCGCCAGCAAGGACCGCCGTTCCCTGGACGACCCGATGTTCGCCGAGATCCGCAAGCACTATCCGGTGATCGAACGCTTCGACCCGGCCCGTGGGGTGTACACCTACTCGGTGGGTGAGGCCAAGACGCTGGCCGAGGTCTACGACCTCTACCAGAAGGTGAAGCAGCTCACCTTCCTGGACGCCGAAGTGATGGCGTTGAACGTGGACAAGGTGGTGGACCTGAGCATGCTGGGGCTTGTGGCCGCGGAGGACCTGAACAACACCGTGGTGCGGGCCTCCACCGTCTACTTCGCCACCAACTCGGCCAGCTTCGACAAGGCCTTCGAACCCTCGCTCGCCCAGATCACCGAGCTGTTGAACAAGCACCCGCGCGTGACCCTGGTGATCGAGGCCCACACGGATGACCGCGGCCGCGATGCCTACAACCGTGAGCTGAGCGACAAGCGCGCCCAGGCGCTTGTGGAGCACTTCACCCGGCAGGGCATCGCCGCCGAACGCCTCGTGCCCTTGGGCCATGGCGAGGCCAGGCCCATCACCTCCAACGCCAGCGAGTCCGGCAGGGCCAGGAACCGACGGGTGGAGTTCCGCCTGAACGTTCCCCAGGAGGACCAGGCCCGCATCAGCAAATAG
- a CDS encoding DUF1573 domain-containing protein, whose translation MRPTLLLILLLPSILHGQGLAQWIGWGDAAFARGDHYGASRFYGEALKREPGRMVLQWKQAEACRLSDQYPEAAALYDRVHRKDMGRQYPEALRWLGEMQLCAGDHTAALATWRKVLQKEKDKGSRTAERAANAIRGCALADSLARATPTIVVEHLPEPLNSFASEFAARPDSTGALVLSSLRGELADDNTVVDTTAYHVAVYRSVPAGKAWGRPIHYPDSVPGEDRANGTWSLDGRSFYFTRCIDGTCGIAVQDLATGLVRPLEGLGDGHHTQPMVALVDGVERIFLTSDRSGGAGGTDLWWARLNGTSVADPYPLPGAVNTMGNEACPHFDAASGTLYFSSDHLPGLGGYDIFTSAFKDDVFSGPVHAGVPMNSPANDLYPVMDGRTGIGYLTSNRAGSLAKKGETCCSDIYRVRLPEPLVAQEPAPPAPDTIRTAQQRLADLRSKLPVRLFFHNDEPDPRSWKRTTDRSYPSTFTDYEALLPKYRAELRDPAAMADFERFFIEEVRQGLDDLNAAAVVLREAMEQGQRIELVVRGFASPLAKSDYNANLSLRRIQSVVNHLRTIDGGFLIPYLDGTAPNGGSLTITPAPFGEEKAASGVSDALGDVERSVYSVEAARERRIEIEQVLEVPQEGVTVQVDRTLVDLGRITIGEEQKVRFHLHNRGARPLRVLDIGSDCGCTTATPGSNVIAPGGSTALDVTFNGRAPEGSMMRRIQVVTDGEPPEILLTLTGTMIPD comes from the coding sequence ATGCGCCCCACGCTCCTCCTGATCCTCCTGCTGCCCTCCATCCTCCATGGTCAGGGGCTCGCGCAATGGATCGGCTGGGGCGATGCGGCCTTTGCCCGTGGCGACCATTACGGAGCCTCACGCTTCTACGGCGAGGCGCTGAAGCGCGAACCCGGCCGGATGGTCCTGCAATGGAAACAGGCCGAGGCCTGCCGCCTGAGCGACCAATACCCCGAGGCCGCCGCCCTGTATGATCGTGTGCATCGGAAGGACATGGGCCGGCAGTACCCTGAGGCCCTGCGGTGGCTGGGCGAGATGCAGCTGTGCGCCGGGGACCACACGGCCGCTCTGGCCACCTGGCGCAAGGTGCTCCAGAAGGAGAAGGACAAGGGCTCGCGCACAGCGGAACGGGCGGCCAACGCCATCCGCGGCTGCGCCCTGGCCGACAGCCTTGCGCGCGCCACTCCCACCATCGTCGTGGAGCACCTCCCTGAGCCGCTCAACAGCTTCGCCAGCGAGTTCGCCGCACGGCCCGACAGCACAGGGGCCCTGGTCCTGAGCTCGCTCCGCGGTGAGCTGGCCGACGACAATACGGTGGTGGACACCACCGCCTACCATGTCGCGGTGTACCGCAGCGTTCCCGCCGGCAAGGCCTGGGGCCGTCCCATCCACTATCCGGACAGTGTGCCGGGCGAGGACCGCGCGAACGGGACCTGGAGCCTGGACGGCCGGAGCTTCTACTTCACCCGATGCATCGACGGCACGTGCGGCATCGCCGTGCAGGACCTCGCCACCGGCCTGGTGCGCCCGCTGGAGGGCCTGGGCGACGGCCACCACACGCAGCCCATGGTGGCCCTGGTGGATGGCGTGGAGCGGATCTTCCTTACGAGCGACCGGTCCGGTGGTGCCGGTGGAACGGACCTCTGGTGGGCACGCCTGAACGGAACCTCGGTCGCCGACCCGTATCCCTTGCCGGGCGCGGTGAACACGATGGGCAATGAGGCCTGTCCGCATTTCGACGCCGCCAGCGGCACGCTGTACTTCAGTTCCGACCACCTGCCCGGGCTCGGCGGCTACGACATCTTCACCAGCGCCTTCAAGGACGATGTGTTCAGTGGACCCGTGCATGCGGGCGTGCCGATGAACAGCCCGGCGAACGACCTGTACCCGGTGATGGACGGACGCACGGGCATCGGCTACCTCACCAGCAATCGCGCGGGCTCACTGGCGAAAAAGGGCGAGACCTGCTGCAGTGACATCTACCGGGTGCGCCTTCCCGAACCGCTGGTGGCCCAGGAGCCGGCACCACCCGCGCCGGACACCATCCGCACCGCGCAGCAGCGCCTGGCCGACCTGCGCAGCAAGCTGCCTGTCCGCCTCTTTTTCCACAACGACGAACCCGACCCACGCAGCTGGAAGCGGACGACGGATCGCAGCTATCCGTCCACCTTCACCGACTACGAGGCGCTATTGCCGAAGTACCGCGCGGAGCTGCGCGACCCTGCGGCGATGGCGGACTTCGAGCGCTTCTTCATCGAGGAGGTGCGCCAGGGCCTCGACGACCTGAACGCCGCCGCGGTGGTGCTGCGCGAAGCCATGGAACAGGGGCAGCGCATCGAGCTCGTGGTGCGCGGCTTCGCCAGCCCGCTGGCCAAGAGCGATTACAACGCGAACCTCTCGCTGCGCCGCATCCAGAGCGTGGTGAACCACCTGCGCACCATCGATGGCGGCTTCCTCATCCCCTACCTCGACGGCACGGCCCCGAACGGCGGATCGCTCACCATCACCCCGGCGCCCTTCGGCGAGGAGAAGGCCGCCAGCGGGGTGAGCGACGCCCTCGGCGATGTGGAACGGTCCGTCTACAGCGTGGAGGCCGCGCGTGAGCGGCGCATCGAGATCGAGCAAGTGCTCGAGGTCCCCCAGGAAGGTGTCACCGTGCAGGTGGACCGCACGCTGGTGGACTTGGGCCGGATCACCATCGGCGAGGAGCAGAAGGTCCGGTTCCACCTGCACAACCGCGGTGCCCGGCCCCTGCGTGTGCTCGACATCGGGTCGGATTGCGGCTGCACCACTGCCACACCAGGCTCGAACGTGATCGCCCCGGGCGGCAGCACCGCGCTCGACGTCACCTTCAACGGCAGGGCCCCGGAAGGTTCGATGATGCGGCGCATCCAGGTGGTCACCGACGGCGAACCCCCGGAGATCCTCCTCACCCTCACCGGCACCATGATCCCCGACTGA